One window of Klebsiella quasivariicola genomic DNA carries:
- the yedD gene encoding lipoprotein YedD, which yields MMKQLVFAGMVVALAGCVQVDHYDDVVKAPAPAGLEGYWQSKGPQSEMMSPDAIASLIVTKEGDTFDCRQWQRVIAQPGKLMNRDSQVYNVTASLDIYPIEREGNMLSYDRMTLTRVERLTPECEKAWAKARATGPVSAPATAR from the coding sequence ATGATGAAACAGTTAGTTTTTGCGGGCATGGTCGTGGCGCTGGCCGGATGTGTGCAGGTTGATCATTACGACGACGTTGTTAAAGCGCCAGCACCGGCCGGTCTTGAGGGCTACTGGCAATCGAAAGGGCCGCAGAGCGAAATGATGAGTCCGGACGCGATTGCCAGCCTGATTGTCACCAAAGAAGGGGATACTTTCGACTGTCGCCAGTGGCAGCGTGTGATCGCGCAGCCGGGTAAACTGATGAACCGCGATAGTCAGGTTTACAACGTCACGGCTTCCCTGGATATCTATCCGATCGAGCGTGAAGGTAACATGCTGTCCTATGATCGTATGACGCTGACCCGCGTTGAACGCCTCACTCCCGAGTGTGAAAAGGCATGGGCGAAAGCGCGTGCGACTGGACCCGTCAGCGCGCCTGCCACTGCGCGTTAA
- the dsrB gene encoding protein DsrB yields the protein MQVNDRVTVKTDGGPRRSGVVLAIESFSEGTMYLVSLEDYPLGIWFFNEIGHPDGIFVEKEAS from the coding sequence ATGCAGGTGAACGATCGTGTGACAGTGAAGACCGACGGTGGTCCACGTCGGTCGGGCGTAGTACTGGCAATTGAGTCGTTTAGTGAAGGGACGATGTATCTGGTTTCGCTGGAAGACTATCCGCTCGGGATCTGGTTTTTCAATGAAATAGGACACCCGGATGGGATCTTCGTTGAAAAAGAAGCTTCGTAA
- the tcyL gene encoding cystine ABC transporter permease, giving the protein MQESIQLVIDSAPFLLKGAVFTLQLSIGGMFFGLVLGFILALMRMSPLWPIKWLARMYISIFRGTPLIAQLFMIYYGLPQFGIELDPIPAAMIGLSLNTAAYAAETLRAAIASIDKGQWEAAASIGMTPWQTMRRAILPQAARVALPPLSNSFISLVKDTSLAATIQVPELFRQAQLITSRTLEVFTMYLAASLIYWVMATVLSSLQNYFENQLNRQERDPK; this is encoded by the coding sequence ATGCAAGAAAGTATCCAACTGGTCATCGATTCCGCCCCTTTTCTGCTCAAAGGGGCCGTTTTTACACTGCAGCTGAGCATTGGCGGGATGTTTTTCGGCCTGGTGCTGGGCTTTATTCTGGCGCTGATGCGCATGTCGCCGTTGTGGCCGATAAAGTGGCTGGCGCGCATGTATATCTCCATTTTCCGCGGTACGCCGCTCATTGCCCAGCTGTTTATGATCTACTACGGCTTGCCGCAGTTTGGCATCGAGCTGGATCCGATCCCGGCGGCAATGATTGGTCTGTCGCTAAATACGGCGGCTTACGCGGCGGAGACGTTGCGTGCGGCCATCGCTTCCATCGACAAGGGGCAGTGGGAAGCGGCGGCGAGTATCGGCATGACGCCCTGGCAGACGATGCGCCGGGCTATTTTACCCCAGGCGGCGCGGGTCGCTTTGCCGCCGCTGTCCAATAGCTTTATCAGCCTGGTAAAAGATACCTCGCTGGCGGCGACGATCCAGGTGCCGGAGTTGTTCCGTCAGGCGCAGCTTATCACCTCGCGAACCCTTGAGGTCTTCACTATGTATCTGGCGGCCTCCCTCATTTACTGGGTGATGGCGACGGTACTCTCCTCGCTGCAGAACTATTTTGAAAACCAGCTGAACCGCCAGGAGCGTGATCCGAAATGA
- the sdiA gene encoding transcriptional regulator SdiA, producing the protein MRDNDFFSWRRDMLHQFQSMATGEEVYNLLQRETEALEYDYYTLCVRHPVPFTRPRVTFQSTYPRAWMSHYQAENYFAIDPVLRPENFLRGHLPWDDGLFRDAPVLWDGARDHGLQKGVTQCLTLPNHAQGFLSVSANNRLPGSYPEDELEMRLRTLTELSLLALLRLEDEMVMPPEMKFSRRELEILKWTAEGKTSAEVAMILSISENTVNFHQKNMQRKFNAPNKTQIACYAVATGLI; encoded by the coding sequence ATGAGGGACAATGATTTTTTCAGCTGGCGGCGGGATATGCTGCATCAATTTCAGTCCATGGCCACCGGTGAGGAGGTTTATAATCTCCTGCAACGAGAAACTGAAGCGCTGGAATATGATTACTACACGCTTTGTGTACGTCATCCGGTGCCTTTCACCCGCCCCCGCGTCACGTTCCAGTCGACCTATCCCCGCGCATGGATGTCACACTACCAGGCTGAGAATTATTTCGCGATAGATCCTGTGTTACGGCCGGAGAATTTTTTGCGTGGTCATCTGCCATGGGACGATGGTCTGTTTCGCGATGCACCAGTATTGTGGGACGGAGCCCGCGATCACGGTCTGCAAAAAGGGGTGACCCAGTGCCTGACGCTTCCGAATCATGCACAAGGCTTTCTCTCCGTGTCGGCGAATAACCGTTTGCCGGGCTCTTACCCTGAAGATGAGCTGGAGATGCGCCTGCGAACGCTGACGGAGCTCAGCTTGCTGGCGCTGCTGCGTCTGGAAGACGAAATGGTGATGCCGCCGGAGATGAAGTTCAGCCGTCGCGAGCTGGAAATTCTTAAATGGACGGCGGAAGGGAAGACCTCGGCGGAAGTGGCAATGATTCTCTCGATTTCGGAAAATACGGTGAATTTCCATCAGAAGAATATGCAACGGAAATTTAATGCGCCGAATAAAACGCAAATCGCCTGTTACGCCGTGGCGACGGGATTAATCTGA
- the tcyJ gene encoding cystine ABC transporter substrate-binding protein, translating into MKLALLGRQALMGAMAVVLMAGVSVKTFAAENLLNQIKERGTLRVGLEGTYPPFSFQGDDGKLTGFEVEFANELAKHLGVKADLKPTKWDGMLASLDSKRIDVVINQVTISDERKKKYDFSTPYTISGVQALVKKGNEGAIKTAADLKGKKVGVGLGTNYEEWLRQNVQGVDVRTYDDDPTKYQDLRVGRIDAILVDRLAALDLVKKTNNTLAVTGEAFSRQEAGVALRKGNDDLLKAVDGAIADMQKDGSLKALSEKWFGADVTK; encoded by the coding sequence ATGAAATTAGCACTTCTGGGTCGTCAGGCGCTGATGGGCGCGATGGCCGTTGTTTTGATGGCTGGCGTCAGCGTGAAAACTTTTGCGGCGGAAAACCTGCTTAATCAGATTAAAGAGCGCGGCACCCTGCGCGTGGGCCTCGAAGGCACCTATCCTCCTTTTAGCTTTCAGGGTGATGACGGCAAGCTGACCGGGTTTGAAGTGGAGTTTGCCAATGAGCTGGCTAAACACCTCGGCGTGAAAGCCGATCTCAAGCCGACCAAATGGGACGGTATGCTGGCATCGCTGGACTCCAAACGCATTGACGTGGTGATTAACCAGGTCACTATCTCCGATGAACGTAAGAAGAAATATGATTTCTCTACCCCGTATACCATCTCTGGCGTGCAGGCGCTGGTGAAAAAGGGTAACGAAGGCGCGATTAAAACCGCGGCGGATCTGAAAGGCAAGAAAGTCGGGGTTGGGCTGGGCACTAACTATGAAGAGTGGCTGCGTCAGAACGTGCAGGGCGTTGATGTTCGCACCTATGATGACGACCCGACGAAGTACCAGGATCTGCGCGTTGGCCGTATTGACGCCATTCTGGTCGACCGTCTGGCCGCGCTGGATCTGGTGAAAAAAACCAACAATACCCTGGCAGTAACCGGTGAAGCGTTCTCCCGTCAGGAGGCCGGCGTGGCGCTGCGCAAAGGCAACGACGATCTGCTGAAAGCGGTAGATGGCGCGATAGCCGATATGCAGAAAGATGGCAGCCTGAAGGCGCTGTCCGAGAAATGGTTTGGCGCTGACGTGACGAAATAA
- a CDS encoding DUF2525 domain-containing protein: protein MKNRLTGQVADDVEVNVDALLAAINEISESEVHRTLDDPQRASIDGRGAHTWRELAEAFELDIHDFSASEANR, encoded by the coding sequence ATGAAGAATCGATTGACAGGCCAGGTCGCGGATGACGTAGAGGTCAATGTGGATGCCCTGCTGGCAGCGATTAATGAGATCAGCGAAAGTGAGGTTCATCGCACTCTGGATGACCCGCAGCGTGCCAGTATTGACGGCCGTGGCGCGCATACCTGGCGCGAACTGGCGGAGGCATTCGAGCTTGATATTCACGATTTCAGTGCCAGTGAAGCCAACCGCTAA
- the rcsA gene encoding transcriptional regulator RcsA, with amino-acid sequence MSTMIMDLCSYTRLGLTGYLTSRGIKKQDIVEVRAVTELQNHCASGRPAVVFLNEDCFVHDDESNTIIRQIIVQNPATLFVIFMSLANIHFDRYLRVRKNLLISSKSITPKDLDVILVNYLKCKNSSLGQLNLPTLSLSKTESNMLQMWMAGHGTTQISTQMNIKAKTVSSHKGNIKKKIQTHNKQVIYHIVRLTENITSGIQVNMR; translated from the coding sequence ATGTCAACGATGATTATGGATTTGTGCAGCTATACCCGGTTGGGATTAACGGGATACCTGACTAGCCGGGGTATAAAAAAGCAGGATATCGTTGAGGTCCGTGCAGTCACAGAACTGCAAAACCACTGCGCGTCGGGTCGTCCGGCGGTGGTCTTTCTTAATGAAGATTGTTTCGTGCATGACGATGAGAGTAATACAATTATCCGTCAGATCATCGTGCAAAATCCGGCCACGCTGTTTGTTATCTTTATGTCGCTGGCAAACATCCATTTTGACCGTTATCTACGGGTACGTAAGAACCTGTTGATCAGTTCAAAATCGATAACACCAAAAGACCTTGATGTCATTCTGGTTAATTATCTCAAATGCAAAAATAGCAGCCTGGGGCAGTTAAATTTACCCACCTTGTCATTGAGTAAAACAGAATCAAATATGCTGCAAATGTGGATGGCCGGACATGGGACAACGCAAATTTCAACGCAAATGAACATCAAAGCAAAGACAGTATCATCCCATAAAGGCAATATTAAAAAGAAAATCCAGACGCATAATAAACAAGTTATTTACCATATCGTTCGACTCACCGAAAACATCACTTCAGGTATTCAGGTGAATATGCGCTAA
- the tcyN gene encoding L-cystine ABC transporter ATP-binding protein TcyN codes for MSAIEVKSLVKKFHGQTVLHGIDLEVQKGEVVAIIGPSGSGKTTLLRSINLLEQPESGTIRVGEVTIDAGRSLGPQKGLIRQLRQHVGFVFQNFNLFPHRTVLENIIEGPVIVKGEDKQESIARARDLLAKVGLSGKENSYPRRLSGGQQQRVAIARALAMRPDVILFDEPTSALDPELVGEVLNTIRQLAQEKRTMVIVTHEMSFARDVADRAIFMDQGRIIEQGEAKALFASPQQPRTRQFLEKFLMQ; via the coding sequence ATGAGTGCGATAGAAGTAAAAAGCCTGGTGAAAAAATTCCATGGCCAGACGGTGCTCCACGGTATCGACCTGGAGGTGCAGAAAGGGGAAGTGGTGGCGATCATCGGCCCCAGCGGCTCGGGCAAAACCACCCTGCTGCGCAGCATCAACCTGCTGGAGCAACCAGAAAGCGGCACCATCCGCGTCGGCGAGGTAACGATCGACGCCGGCCGTAGCCTCGGGCCGCAGAAAGGGCTTATCCGCCAGCTGCGCCAGCACGTTGGCTTTGTCTTCCAGAACTTTAATTTGTTTCCCCATCGTACGGTGCTGGAGAACATTATTGAAGGGCCGGTCATCGTAAAAGGGGAAGACAAGCAGGAGTCGATAGCGCGAGCCCGCGATCTGCTGGCAAAGGTGGGGCTCAGCGGAAAAGAGAACAGCTATCCGCGCCGCCTCTCCGGCGGTCAGCAGCAGCGGGTGGCTATTGCTCGCGCGCTGGCCATGCGTCCGGACGTGATCCTGTTTGATGAACCGACATCGGCCCTCGATCCTGAACTGGTAGGGGAGGTACTTAATACCATCCGCCAGCTGGCGCAGGAAAAGCGTACGATGGTTATCGTGACTCATGAGATGAGCTTCGCCCGCGATGTCGCCGATCGGGCTATTTTTATGGACCAGGGGCGGATTATCGAACAGGGTGAGGCGAAAGCGCTGTTCGCCTCACCTCAGCAGCCGCGTACCCGTCAGTTCCTCGAAAAATTCCTGATGCAGTAA
- the dcyD gene encoding D-cysteine desulfhydrase, translating to MSLQNLTRFPRLELIGAPTPLEYLPRLSDHLGREIFIKRDDTTPLAMGGNKLRKLEFLAADALREGADTLITAGAIQSNHVRQTAAVAAKLGLHCVALLENPIGTRAENYLSNGNRLLLDLFNTQVEMCDALTDPAAQLDELATRIEAQGYRPYVIPVGGSNALGALGYVESALEIAQQCDGAVEISSVVVASGSAGTHAGLAVGLEQLMPQAELIGVTVSRSVADQLPKVVALQQAVANSLALQAQADIQLWDDYFAPGYGTPNEEGMAAVKLLAQLEGILLDPVYTGKAMAGLIDGITQKRFKDEGPILFVHTGGAPALFAYHPHL from the coding sequence ATGTCACTGCAAAATTTAACCCGCTTTCCGCGTCTGGAACTGATTGGCGCGCCAACGCCGCTGGAGTATCTGCCGCGTCTGTCCGATCACCTCGGACGTGAAATTTTCATCAAACGTGATGATACGACGCCGCTGGCGATGGGGGGCAACAAACTGCGTAAGCTGGAGTTTCTTGCCGCCGATGCGCTACGCGAAGGCGCGGATACCTTAATCACCGCCGGCGCGATCCAGTCTAATCACGTGCGGCAGACTGCCGCGGTCGCCGCCAAACTGGGGCTGCACTGCGTGGCGCTGCTGGAAAACCCCATCGGCACCCGGGCGGAGAACTATCTGAGCAATGGTAACCGCCTGCTGCTGGATCTGTTTAACACCCAGGTTGAGATGTGTGATGCCCTGACCGATCCTGCCGCCCAGCTCGACGAGCTGGCGACCCGTATCGAGGCGCAGGGATATCGTCCGTACGTTATTCCGGTTGGCGGTTCGAACGCCCTCGGAGCGCTAGGCTATGTGGAAAGCGCGCTGGAAATTGCCCAGCAGTGTGACGGCGCGGTGGAGATTTCGTCGGTCGTGGTGGCGTCCGGCAGCGCCGGTACGCATGCCGGGCTGGCGGTCGGCCTTGAACAACTGATGCCGCAGGCAGAACTAATTGGGGTGACGGTATCGCGCTCGGTCGCGGACCAATTGCCGAAAGTGGTGGCGCTGCAGCAGGCCGTGGCCAACAGTCTGGCGCTGCAGGCGCAAGCCGACATTCAGCTGTGGGATGATTACTTTGCCCCGGGCTACGGTACGCCGAACGAAGAAGGGATGGCCGCTGTGAAGCTGCTGGCGCAGCTGGAAGGTATTTTGCTTGACCCGGTCTATACCGGCAAAGCGATGGCAGGGCTTATCGACGGCATCACGCAGAAGCGATTTAAGGATGAAGGGCCGATTCTGTTCGTCCATACCGGCGGGGCGCCAGCGCTGTTTGCCTATCATCCGCACCTTTAA
- a CDS encoding DUF2594 family protein, with amino-acid sequence MSTPDFSTAENNQELAQEVSCLKAMITLMLQAMGQADAGRVIIKMEKQIAQMEDEAQAAVFSSTVKQIKQAYRQ; translated from the coding sequence ATGAGCACACCAGATTTTTCCACTGCTGAAAATAATCAAGAACTCGCGCAGGAAGTCTCCTGCCTGAAAGCGATGATAACGCTGATGCTACAGGCGATGGGTCAGGCGGATGCGGGTCGCGTGATTATTAAAATGGAAAAGCAGATCGCGCAGATGGAAGATGAGGCTCAGGCTGCCGTATTCTCCAGCACCGTTAAGCAAATTAAACAAGCTTACCGTCAGTAA
- the amyA gene encoding alpha-amylase yields MKNPTLLQCFHWYYPTGGELWPEVEALAPSLNEIGINMVWLPPAYKGASGGYSVGYDTYDLFDLGEFDQKGSVATKYGDKAQLLAAIKALKEHNIAVLLDVVVNHKMGADEKEALRVQRVDEQDRTQIDEEIIECEAWTRYTFPVRAGQYSQFVWDYKCFSGIDHIENPTEDGVFKIVNDYTGEGWNEQVDDELGNFDYLMGANIDFRNHAVTEEIKYWARWVMEQTGCDGFRLDAVKHIPAWFYKVWIEHVQEVAPQPLFIVAEYWSHEVEKLQQYIDLVEGKTMLFDAPLQMKFHEASRQGRDYDMSQIFSGTLVEADPFHAVTLVTNHDTQPLQALEAPVEPWFKPLAYALILLRENGVPSVFYADLFGASYEDTGGDGQTYAIEMPVIEQLHELIDARQRFAHGVQTLWFDHPNCIAFSRSGTDEDPGCVVVMSNGDEGEKTLTLGENYGKKRWRDFLGNREEIVETDDDGCATFTCNGGSVSVWVMEAVL; encoded by the coding sequence ATGAAAAACCCCACCTTGTTGCAATGTTTTCACTGGTACTACCCCACTGGCGGCGAACTGTGGCCTGAGGTCGAAGCGCTGGCCCCCAGTCTCAATGAGATTGGCATCAATATGGTCTGGTTGCCCCCCGCTTACAAAGGTGCTTCAGGCGGTTATTCCGTCGGCTATGACACCTACGACCTCTTTGATCTCGGCGAGTTTGATCAAAAGGGCTCTGTCGCCACTAAGTATGGCGATAAAGCGCAGCTGCTGGCGGCCATAAAGGCCCTGAAGGAGCACAACATCGCCGTGCTGCTGGACGTGGTGGTAAACCATAAAATGGGCGCCGATGAAAAAGAAGCGCTACGGGTCCAGCGCGTCGATGAGCAGGACCGCACCCAGATTGATGAAGAGATCATTGAGTGCGAGGCCTGGACTCGTTACACCTTCCCGGTGCGGGCCGGTCAGTATTCCCAGTTTGTCTGGGACTACAAATGTTTTAGCGGCATTGATCATATCGAAAACCCGACGGAAGACGGCGTATTTAAAATCGTCAACGATTACACCGGCGAGGGCTGGAATGAACAGGTTGACGATGAACTGGGTAACTTCGATTACCTGATGGGCGCCAATATCGATTTTCGCAATCATGCGGTCACCGAGGAGATCAAATACTGGGCGCGCTGGGTGATGGAGCAAACCGGCTGCGACGGTTTTCGTCTTGACGCGGTGAAGCATATTCCCGCCTGGTTTTACAAAGTGTGGATCGAACACGTTCAGGAGGTGGCGCCGCAGCCATTGTTTATTGTGGCGGAATACTGGTCCCATGAAGTGGAGAAGCTGCAGCAGTATATCGACCTGGTCGAGGGCAAGACGATGCTGTTTGATGCCCCGCTGCAGATGAAATTTCATGAAGCGTCGCGCCAGGGGCGCGATTATGACATGAGCCAGATTTTCAGCGGAACGCTGGTGGAAGCTGACCCGTTCCATGCCGTTACCCTGGTTACCAATCATGACACCCAGCCGCTGCAGGCCCTCGAGGCGCCAGTTGAGCCGTGGTTTAAACCGCTGGCCTATGCGCTGATCCTGCTACGTGAAAATGGGGTGCCCTCGGTCTTCTATGCCGATCTCTTCGGCGCCTCCTATGAAGATACCGGCGGTGACGGACAAACCTACGCTATAGAGATGCCCGTTATCGAGCAACTGCACGAACTGATCGACGCCCGTCAGCGCTTTGCGCACGGTGTGCAAACGCTCTGGTTCGATCACCCCAACTGTATCGCCTTCAGCCGCAGCGGCACCGACGAGGATCCTGGTTGCGTGGTGGTCATGTCCAATGGCGATGAGGGGGAAAAGACCCTGACGCTGGGCGAAAATTATGGCAAAAAACGTTGGCGGGATTTTCTCGGTAACCGGGAAGAGATTGTTGAAACCGACGACGATGGCTGCGCGACCTTTACCTGCAACGGGGGAAGCGTCAGCGTGTGGGTAATGGAAGCAGTGCTGTGA